A genomic segment from Amygdalobacter nucleatus encodes:
- a CDS encoding LacI family DNA-binding transcriptional regulator, whose translation MGKRATLKDVAERAGVSIATVSYVLNNKKTVSLSTKSKVYSAIEELNYVPDLNARSLSSNKSKLIGVVIPQTEPGSKLMLQNDFYGEIIGSIEYYARREGYHVLISASDVDESYLTLTRERNLDGIIVIGMYPDEFYQQMKKTQIPIVLVDSYCNDHYYHSVRIDDAYGSYLATNYVLKQGHKQVAFLCGQIKENGVIKKRLMGYQQALAEAEIEFDKALVYEGNVDYDSGIALAKRVCTDQKGVTAIVTSADILAVGAMKGLYELGISVPHDMSVIGFDDLEISRYLTPGLTTVRQGITKKGKEAVKLLLENIHDPDMTKREIIIPVSLVERESVKKIGEGV comes from the coding sequence ATGGGCAAACGTGCAACGCTAAAAGATGTGGCAGAGCGAGCTGGTGTAAGTATAGCAACAGTATCTTACGTTCTTAATAATAAGAAAACTGTTTCGCTATCTACAAAGTCGAAAGTGTATTCAGCCATAGAAGAACTTAATTATGTACCTGATCTTAATGCAAGGAGCCTCTCCAGCAATAAGTCGAAGTTAATAGGAGTTGTTATTCCACAAACTGAGCCAGGCAGTAAGTTGATGCTACAGAATGATTTTTATGGTGAGATAATTGGCAGCATTGAATATTATGCACGCAGAGAGGGTTATCATGTGCTGATTTCAGCTTCTGATGTTGATGAAAGCTACTTGACGTTGACACGCGAACGAAATTTAGATGGAATTATAGTCATTGGAATGTATCCGGACGAGTTTTATCAACAGATGAAAAAGACACAAATCCCAATCGTTTTAGTCGATAGCTATTGCAACGATCACTATTATCATAGCGTGCGTATTGATGACGCTTATGGTAGTTATTTGGCGACTAATTATGTACTTAAACAAGGACATAAACAAGTGGCTTTTCTTTGTGGCCAAATTAAAGAAAACGGTGTAATTAAAAAGCGTCTTATGGGGTATCAACAGGCTTTAGCAGAAGCGGAAATTGAATTTGATAAGGCATTAGTGTATGAAGGAAATGTTGATTATGATAGCGGTATTGCGTTAGCGAAAAGAGTCTGTACTGACCAAAAAGGCGTAACGGCTATTGTTACTAGTGCTGATATATTAGCAGTTGGGGCAATGAAAGGCTTGTACGAATTGGGCATAAGCGTACCGCACGATATGTCAGTTATTGGCTTTGATGATTTGGAAATATCTCGTTATTTGACACCCGGTTTAACTACCGTTCGTCAAGGAATCACTAAAAAAGGTAAAGAGGCAGTTAAATTGCTTCTAGAAAATATTCACGATCCAGATATGACAAAGCGCGAGATTATTATCCCAGTTAGTTTGGTTGAACGTGAATCTGTAAAAAAGATAGGAGAGGGGGTATAA
- a CDS encoding glycoside hydrolase family 125 protein, which yields MKYLPVGNDFISLPRINEQSGAIEDITFLYMAAKGLIDIRGNSQMPLIQPFVHLEQNNTESPLPEVLNWSRLANWLPNLICERDKLQISITYLPPIDERGFAVQINVNNTASLEQSVELGLEGCWASSWHCVNEDKPLSGIAKCFQSNWNNSLVFEYTNGFPMFAFAPMANVTTLNTFKQDNNGSISYRLCHSTCIAPKSEKSIVFYWGLGFEEVSAATSAKEMLRQAYAVELTKTIKWLQKRSVHFANSKLTQLYNTNLFFCYFFSAGITLDTEELVLVTSRSPRYYVSAAYWDRDSLLWSFPAILDIDPVRAKQMLNYVYTKQQRNFGIHSRYIDGTVLEPGFELDELVAPLLALTRYVKQTKDYAFLGESHIQQGIDHILNKLAQHKANKYYLYDTFLQPTDDERVYPFITYDNVLVWKALKDLSSLSDKYKGLNTLATKIKNDIVNNCIKQSENGQPYFCWSTDLNGKHDIYDEPPGSLQLLPLLGFCKADDAVYVNTVNLIRSPEYKYSFANNPINEIGCPHAPHPWILSLANSILCGRLEHSLSILEKLHMDNGIACESVDEITGYCTTGEAFATCAGFLCHAIYSMFK from the coding sequence ATGAAATATCTGCCTGTCGGCAATGACTTTATTTCTCTCCCCAGAATTAACGAACAATCAGGCGCCATAGAAGACATCACTTTTCTATATATGGCAGCTAAAGGGCTGATAGATATACGTGGCAACTCCCAAATGCCATTGATTCAGCCTTTTGTTCATCTTGAACAAAACAATACAGAATCTCCACTTCCAGAAGTTTTGAATTGGTCACGGCTTGCCAATTGGTTACCTAATTTAATTTGCGAACGCGATAAGTTACAAATAAGTATTACCTACTTACCACCAATAGATGAACGTGGTTTCGCTGTTCAAATAAACGTAAACAACACAGCTTCTTTAGAGCAAAGTGTCGAGCTTGGTTTAGAGGGATGCTGGGCATCGTCTTGGCACTGCGTAAATGAAGATAAGCCACTATCTGGCATTGCTAAGTGTTTCCAAAGTAATTGGAATAACAGCCTAGTTTTTGAATACACCAATGGATTTCCAATGTTTGCCTTTGCACCAATGGCAAATGTCACAACTTTAAATACTTTTAAGCAAGATAATAACGGCAGCATCAGCTACCGTTTATGTCATAGCACTTGTATAGCTCCTAAATCTGAAAAATCAATTGTATTTTATTGGGGCTTGGGCTTTGAAGAAGTTTCGGCCGCCACAAGCGCCAAGGAAATGCTAAGACAAGCATATGCTGTTGAATTAACTAAAACCATAAAATGGTTGCAAAAACGAAGCGTTCATTTCGCTAATTCCAAGCTGACACAACTGTATAATACGAACTTATTCTTCTGCTATTTCTTTTCTGCTGGTATAACACTAGATACAGAGGAACTTGTTTTGGTCACAAGCAGAAGTCCCCGTTACTATGTCAGTGCTGCTTATTGGGATCGTGATAGTTTGTTATGGAGTTTTCCTGCTATATTGGATATTGACCCTGTAAGAGCCAAGCAAATGCTTAATTATGTTTACACTAAACAACAAAGAAACTTTGGTATTCATTCACGTTATATAGATGGTACAGTTCTTGAACCAGGATTTGAGTTGGATGAATTAGTAGCCCCACTGCTTGCTTTAACTCGTTATGTTAAGCAAACAAAGGATTACGCATTTTTAGGCGAAAGCCACATACAGCAGGGTATTGACCATATTCTCAATAAATTAGCACAGCACAAAGCTAATAAATATTATCTCTATGATACTTTTTTGCAGCCAACAGATGATGAACGCGTTTACCCATTCATCACTTATGACAACGTGCTAGTGTGGAAAGCGCTAAAAGATTTGTCCTCCCTTTCAGACAAATATAAAGGCCTTAACACACTAGCTACCAAAATTAAGAATGATATTGTAAACAATTGCATAAAGCAATCAGAAAATGGTCAACCCTATTTCTGTTGGTCAACTGATTTAAACGGTAAACATGATATTTACGATGAGCCGCCTGGTAGTTTGCAGCTACTTCCGTTGTTAGGTTTTTGCAAAGCAGACGACGCTGTATATGTAAATACAGTTAATCTGATTCGTTCGCCTGAATATAAATATAGCTTTGCTAACAATCCAATTAATGAAATAGGCTGTCCACATGCTCCCCATCCTTGGATTTTGAGTTTAGCAAATAGCATATTATGTGGGCGTTTAGAGCACAGTTTATCCATCCTTGAAAAATTACACATGGATAACGGTATTGCCTGCGAAAGTGTAGATGAAATAACTGGATATTGTACAACAGGTGAAGCGTTTGCCACATGTGCTGGTTTTCTCTGTCACGCTATATACAGCATGTTCAAGTAG